GACGAGATCGCCACCGGATTCGGCCGCACCGGTGAGTTGTTCGCCGCCGAGCATGCCGGCGTCAGCCCCGACATCATGTGTGTCGGCAAGGCGCTCACCGGCGGCTACCTCAGCCTGGCCGCCACCCTGTGCGGCACCGAGATCGCCCACACCATCAGCGGCGGAAAGGCCGGCGCCCTGATGCACGGCCCCACCTTCATGGCCAACCCGCTGGCCTGCGCGGTCTCGGTGGCCAGCACCGAGCTGCTGGTGGGCCAGGACTGGCGCTCGCGCGTCGCCGGGATCCATTCCGGGCTGGCCGCCGCCCTGGAGCCGGCCCGTGACCTGCCCGGGGTCGCCGACGTGCGGGTGTGCGGCGCCATCGGGGTCATCGAATGCGAACAGCCGGTGGACCTGGCGGTGGCCACCCCGGTCGCGCTGGCCCAGGGGGTGTGGCTGCGGCCGTTCCGCAACCTGGTCTACGCGATGCCGCCCTACGTCTGTACCCCCGAGGAGATCACCCGGATCGGCGCCGCGATGGTCGGCGTGGTCCGTGCCTTAACCTGAACGGTGTTCAACTGTCGTCGAAGGAGCACAGGGTGACCCGCACGGAGCTGTCCCCGCTGGCCTGGCTGGCCGAGGTGGAACAGCAGCGCCGGGGGGCCGGGCTGCGGCGCTCACTGCGGGTGCGGCCGGCCGCCGCCACCGAGCTGGATCTGGCCTCCAACGACTACCTCGGGCTTTCTACACACCCGGCCGTCATCGCCGGTGGGGTCGAGGCACTGCGTACCTGGGGCGGCGGTGCCGGCGGTTCCCGATTGGTGACCGGTAACACCGAGCTGCATCAGCAGTTCGAGCAGCAGCTGGCCGACTTCGTCGGTGCGCCGGCCGGCTTGGTGTTCTCCTCGGGCTACACCGCCAACCTGGGCGCGGTGGTCAGCCTGTCCGGGCCGGGTGCACTGCTGGTCTCCGACGCCTACTCCCACGCCTCGTTGGTGGACGCCTGCCGGCTGTCCCGGGCGCGGGTGGTGATCACGCCGCACCGTGACGTCGACGCCGTCGCGGCGGCCCTGGCCGGACGTGCCGAGCAGCGTGCCGTCGTCCTCACCGAATCCGTGTTCAGCGCCGACGGAGCGCTGGCCCCGCTGCGTGAGCTGCACCAGGTGTGCCGCCGCCACGGCGCGCTGTTGATCGTCGACGAGGCGCACGGGCTCGGGGTGCGCGGCGAGGGCGGCCGCGGGCTGGTGCACGAGTCCGGGCTGGCCGGAGCCCCCGACGTAGTGCTGACCACGACCTTGTCCAAGGCGCTGGGCAGCCAGGGCGGGGCGGTGCTGGGTCCGGCCGCGGTGCGCGACCACCTCATCGACACCGCCCGGAGCTTCATCTTCGACACCGGTTTGGCTCCGGCGGCCCTCGGGGCGGCCTCGGCCGCACTGGAGGTGCTGGCCGCCGAGCCGTCGCGCGCCACCGACGTCCTGCGCCATTCGCGCGCGCTGGCTCAGGTCTGCGGTGTGCCCGAACGACCGGAGTCCGCGGTGGTCTCGGTGATCCTGGGCGACGCCGAGGTGGCGGTGGCCGCCGCGGCGGCCTGCCTGGACGCCGGGGTGCGGGTGGGCTGTTTCCGGCCGCCCACGGTGCCGGCCGGGACCTCGCGCCTGCGGCTGACCGCGCGCGCCTCGCTGAGCGCCGACGACCTCGAGTTGGCCGGCCGGGTGCTGACCGACGTGTTGCGCGAGTACCGCGCCTCGGCGCGATGACCGTCCTGGTCATCACCGGCACCGGCACCGGTGTCGGTAAGACCGTCGCCACCGCGGCGCTGGCCTGCTGCGCCCGCCGGGCCGGTATGGATGTGGCGGTGTGCAAGCCGGTACAGACCGGCACCGCCGACGGGGATGACGACCTGGCCGAGGTCGGCCGGCTCTCGGGAGTGACCGAGCTGTGCGGTGCGGCCCGTTACCCGGCGCCGCTGGCCCCGACCGCGGCCGCCGAACAGGCCGGGACGGCGCTGCCGGCCCGTGCCGATCTGCTGTCGACGATCCAGCGCGCCGACCGCCCGGGCCGATTGACCCTCGTCGAGGGCGCCGGCGGGCTGCTGGTGGAACTGGCCGGCGGCGGTGTCACCCTGCGCGATCTGGCGGTCGATCTCGGCGCCCCGGTGCTGGTGGTGGTCGACGCCGAACTGGGCACCCTCAACCACACCGCTCTTACCCTGGAATCACTTGCTGGACAAGGGGTATCGTGCGCCGGACTGGTGATCGGCAGCTGGCCCGCACAACCGGGTCCGGCTGCAGTCGGCAATCGTCCGGCATTGGCCCGGCTGGCGCCGGTACGTGCTGTACTGCCGGCCGGCGCCGGCACGCTGGACGCCGCGGCGTTCGCCGAGATGAGCCGCGCCGCCTTCGACGCCGACTGGGTGCGCACCCTGGTGGGGTAGCGATGGTGCACTCGATCGAGCTGGTCTTCGACGTCAAGACCGAGACGACGATCCGGCGGATCTGGGCTGAGCTGGCCGCGGCCGGGATACCCAGCCAGGCGCCCGCCAGCCGCCCGCACGTCACCCTCGCGGTCGCCCAGCGCATCGATCCCCGGGTCGACGCGGAGTTGGCCACGGTCGTCGAGCGGCTGCCGATGAGCTGCATCCTGGGCGCGACGCTGATCTTCGGCCGCTCGCACGGCGTGCTGGCGAGGCTGGTGGTGCCGAGTGTCGAATTGCTGGAGTTGCACGCCCGGGTACACCGGGCGTGCGCGCCGCACCTG
This is a stretch of genomic DNA from Mycolicibacter terrae. It encodes these proteins:
- a CDS encoding 8-amino-7-oxononanoate synthase; amino-acid sequence: MTRTELSPLAWLAEVEQQRRGAGLRRSLRVRPAAATELDLASNDYLGLSTHPAVIAGGVEALRTWGGGAGGSRLVTGNTELHQQFEQQLADFVGAPAGLVFSSGYTANLGAVVSLSGPGALLVSDAYSHASLVDACRLSRARVVITPHRDVDAVAAALAGRAEQRAVVLTESVFSADGALAPLRELHQVCRRHGALLIVDEAHGLGVRGEGGRGLVHESGLAGAPDVVLTTTLSKALGSQGGAVLGPAAVRDHLIDTARSFIFDTGLAPAALGAASAALEVLAAEPSRATDVLRHSRALAQVCGVPERPESAVVSVILGDAEVAVAAAAACLDAGVRVGCFRPPTVPAGTSRLRLTARASLSADDLELAGRVLTDVLREYRASAR
- a CDS encoding 2'-5' RNA ligase family protein — translated: MVHSIELVFDVKTETTIRRIWAELAAAGIPSQAPASRPHVTLAVAQRIDPRVDAELATVVERLPMSCILGATLIFGRSHGVLARLVVPSVELLELHARVHRACAPHLLPGPMPNVLPGRWTGHVTLARRVGPAQLGRAQRIAAGSDITGEFIGLRRWDGNARTEYRI
- the bioD gene encoding dethiobiotin synthase; the protein is MTVLVITGTGTGVGKTVATAALACCARRAGMDVAVCKPVQTGTADGDDDLAEVGRLSGVTELCGAARYPAPLAPTAAAEQAGTALPARADLLSTIQRADRPGRLTLVEGAGGLLVELAGGGVTLRDLAVDLGAPVLVVVDAELGTLNHTALTLESLAGQGVSCAGLVIGSWPAQPGPAAVGNRPALARLAPVRAVLPAGAGTLDAAAFAEMSRAAFDADWVRTLVG